The following are encoded together in the Fusarium keratoplasticum isolate Fu6.1 chromosome 1, whole genome shotgun sequence genome:
- a CDS encoding GOLD domain-containing protein produces MHFFTAARALLAAAIFQAATAHNIVLPAHGRECFHETLHKDDTMTVTFQVGDREFGSAGNLDIDFWINNPAGQYEANEKSVSNGDYSFTAKHDGKYVYCFGNENWGANTKEVSFNVHGIVYVSESDLPADPLDREVRKLSDLLAQVKDEQQYIIIRERTHRNTAESTNSRVKWWNMFVIGVVIGESLFQVWWLRRFFEVKRVV; encoded by the exons ATGCACTTCTTCACAGCCGCGAGggccctcctcgccgccgccatcttccAGGCCGCTACCGCTCACAACATCGTCCTTCCCGCCCACGGCCGCGAGTGCTTCCACGAGACCCTCCACAAGGATGACACCATGACCGTCACCTTCCAGGTCGGCGACCGGGAGTTTGGCAGCGCAGGCAACCTCGACATTGACTTTTGG ATCAACAACCCCGCCGGCCAGTACGAGGCCAACGAGAAGAGTGTCTCCAACGGCGACTACTCCTTCACCGCCAAGCACGACGGCAAGTACGTCTACTGCTTCGGCAACGAGAACTGGGgcgccaacaccaaggaggTGTCGTTCAACGTCCACGGCATCGTCTACGTGAGCGAGTCTGATCTCCCCGCCGACCCCCTCGACCGCGAAG TCCGCAAGCTCTCCGACCTCCTcgcccaggtcaaggacgagcaGCAGTACATCATCATCCGCGAGCGCACCCACCGAAACACCGCCGAGAGCACCAACAGCCGAGTCAAGTGGTGGAACATGTTTGTCATTGGCGTCGTCATCGGCGAGTCCCTGTTCCAGGTCTGGTGGCTGCGACGCTTCTTCGAGGTCAAGCGCGTGGTATAG
- a CDS encoding Dipeptidyl peptidase 3: protein MNSHELAHYLADQPPSVVRLEIEKHFEPLTDQQKRYAHFISKAAFAGTRIVLRQISPESEPIYDLILALHKSAKGDWNALAKQAGVEEDEVTRFLEYAAMFLGNNGNYKSFGDAKFIPRCSEKTVAALAATSPEASKFYEATKGGIFSADNPAIMHFGYPDDGHMTTYYPDSPHITKAEIKAVSDWMEAKGLLPENNRLRKLQDGNFEILIASAVNNIPAEGGDIGKETEFTIEDGPLKGKTIKLVYGDYSAEMKNIATFISGAAENAENDTQKNMHIAYNKSFESGSLKEFKDSQRFWIKDKGPMVESNIGFIETYRDPAGIRGEWEGFASIVNLERTRAFGELVSKAPQLIPLLPWGSEFEKDKFLSPDFTSLEVLTFAGSGIPAGINIPNYDDIRQTEGFKNVSLGNVMSAKAPDEKIPFIRDEDLEVYKKQRDASFEVQVGLHELTGHGCGKLLQETSPGNFNFDKENPPVSPVTNKPITTWYKPGQTWGSVFGSIAASYEECRAELVAMHLSCEFPVLKIFGFGDGSENINGEAGDVLYASYLSMARAGLASLEMWDPKSQKWGQAHSQARFSILKCFLEAEDDFCKLDYKEDDLSDLTIKLDRSKILTAGRDAVAKYLQKLHIYKSTADVKTGTDFYVHMTTVDPEFWGKKVRDTVLKNKQPRKVFVQANTSLDEASGKVSIKHYDASLAGMIESWADRDL, encoded by the exons ATGAACTCGCACGAGCTGGCCCACTACCTCGCTGACCAGCCGCCCTCGGTCGTCAGGcttgagattgagaagcACTTCGAGCCTCTGACTGACCAGCAGAAGCGCTATGCTCACTTTATCAGCAA GGCCGCCTTTGCTGGTACCAGGATCGTCCTGCGCCAGATCTCTCCCGAGTCTGAGCCCATCTACGATCTGATTCTGGCTCTTCACAAGTCTGCCAAGGGCGACTGGAACGCCTTGGCCAAGCAGGCcggtgtcgaggaggatgaggtcaCTCGCTTCCTCGAGTACGCTGCCATGTTCCTCGGCAACAATGGCAACTACAAGAGCTTTGGCGACGCCAAGTTCATCCCCCGCTGCAGCGAGAAGACTGTTGCTGCTCTGGCTGCCACCTCCCCCGAGGCTTCCAAGTTCTATGAGGCCACAAAGGGTGGCATCTTCAGCGCTGACAACCCCGCTATTATGCACTTTGGCTACCCCGATGATGGCCATATGACAACCTACTATCCCGACTCTCctcacatcaccaaggccgagatcaaggccgtcTCGGACTGGATGGAGGCCAAGGGTCTCCTGCCCGAGAACAACCGACTCCGAAAGCTCCAGGATGGCAACTTTGAGATTCTGATTGCCTCGGCCGTCAATAACATCCCTGCTGAGGGTGGTGATATCGGCAAGGAGACCGAGTTCACCATCGAGGACGGGCCTCTGAAGGGCAAGACTATCAAGCTTGTCTACGGCGACTATTccgccgagatgaagaacatTGCCACATTCATCAGTGGAGCTGCAGAGAACGCCGAGAACGATACCCAGAAGAACATGCATATTGCCTACAACAAGTCCTTCGAGTCCGGCTCTCTGAAGGAGTTCAAGGACAGCCAGCGGTTCTggatcaaggacaagggccCCATGGTCGAGTCCAACATCGGTTTCATCGAGACGTACCGAGACCCTGCTGGTATCCGTGGCGAGTGGGAGGGTTTTGCCTCCATCGTGAACCTTGAGCGAACTCGGGCCTTTGGCGAGCTTGTATCCAAGGCCCCCCAACTCATCCCTCTGTTGCCCTGGGGTAGCGAGTTTGAGAAGGACAAGTTCCTGTCCCCTGACTTCACCTCTCTTGAGGTCCTGACTTTTGCCGGCTCCGGTATCCCTGCTGGCATCAACATTCCTAACTACGATGACATCCGACAAACTGAAGGTTTCAAGAACGTTTCCCTCGGAAACGTCATGAGTGCCAAGGCCCCCGATGAGAAGATTCCTTTCATTCGTgacgaggacctcgaggtctACAAGAAGCAGCGAGACGCTTCTTTTGAGGTCCAGGTTGGCCTTCACGAACTGACTGGTCACGGTTGCGGCAAGCTCCTGCAGGAGACATCTCCTGGTAacttcaactttgacaaGGAGAACCCTCCTGTTAGCCCCGTCACCAACAAGCCCATCACGACATGGTACAAGCCTGGTCAGACCTGGGGCTCCGTCTTTGGTAGCATTGCTGCGTCATACGAGGAGTGCCGAGCTGAGCTTGTCGCTATGCATCTGAGCTGCGAGTTCCCCGTCCTTAAGATCTTTGGCTTTGGAGATGGCTCCGAGAACATCAACGGTGAGGCCGGTGATGTGCTTTATGCTTCATACCTCTCCATGGCTCGGGCTGGACTTGCCTCTCTCGAGATGTGGGATCCCAAGAGCCAGAAATGGGGACAGGCTCACAGCCAAGCTcgcttctccatcctcaagtGCTTCCTTGAGGCCGAAGACGACTTCTGCAAGCTTGACTACAAGGAGGATGACCTTTCGGATTTGACTATCAAGCTGGACCGCTCCAAGATTCTCACGGCCGGCCGAGATG CTGTTGCGAAGTACCTCCAGAAGCTTCACATCTATAAGTCTACTGCTGATGTCAAGACCGGTACCGACTTTTACGTCCACATGACGACTGTCGACCCCGAATTCTGGGGCAAGAAGGTCCGCGACACTGttctcaagaacaagcagcCTCGCAAGGTCTTTGTTCAGGCCAACACCTCGTTGGACGAGGCGTCTGGAAAGGTTTCGATCAAGCACTACGATGCGTCGCTTGCGGGCATGATTGAGAGTTGGGCGGACCGCGACCTGTAA
- a CDS encoding Pru domain-containing protein produces the protein MPIAPIITFKAGQCEVDTSTKPFKVKPQSEPGYIYLYSEDDLVHFCWRKRSDPLDQPELDLIMVPTDGSFVPYEYTTTPQPTSKTDGRIFVLKFSSSSQRYLFWLQSKPQSRNGDPSYFSPRDRKIGDIVHRLLQGDEVDVTRELAAVRNNDDRPDDGDETMEDVEGHRDPHDHRGSGSGGAGPDATGGDVREEGEGSREGGADGARAASSSAPDAAAAVRNFLESLRGQSGLAGGQQQRGGDKAYPYLNHLLPTSITVPMIDSATEEFADTLISFLPPTVVVLASGSSDVDGKSDPSAAAVEAAKASLSLDDKRSLLKKVLRSPQFNQALASLTMAIRDGGLPSIADALGVKVQDGGYLRGSGMPMGGGQAVEAFVEGVKKTVEEEKK, from the exons ATGCCAATTGCGCCGATCATCACATTCAAGGCCGGCCAGTGCGAGGTCGAT ACCTCGACCAAGCCTTTCAAGGTGAAGCCGCAATCCGAGCCAGGTTATATCTATCTATACTCCGAGGATG ATCTCGTGCACTTCTGCTGGCGGAAGCGGAGCGACCCGCTGGACCAGCCCGAGCTTGATCTAATTATGGTGCCTACCGACGGTAGCTTCGTTCCCTACGAGTACACTACGACCCCTCAGCCTACATCCAAGACCGACGGCCGCATATTCGTTCTCAagttctcttcttcctctcagcGATACCTCTTCTGGCTGCAGTCGAAGCCCCAGAGCCGGAACGGCGATCCCAGCTACTTCAGCCCCCGGGATCGCAAGATTGGTGACATTGTTCACCGTTTGCTGCAGGGCGACGAGGTCGATGTGACCAGAGAGCTTGCGGCTGTCCGCAACAACGATGACCGACCCGATGACGGAGACGAGACCATGGAGGACGTCGAGGGCCACCGTGACCCTCATGACCACCGTGGAAGCGGCAGCGGTGGTGCTGGCCCCGATGCCACCGGAGGAGATGTCCgagaggagggcgagggctcgcgagaaggaggagctgaTGGTGCGAGAGC GGCCTCTTCGTCAGCCCCtgatgctgccgccgccgtgaGGAACTTTCTGGAGTCTCTTCGAGGCCAGTCCGGACTTGCTGGAGGACAGCAACAACGTGGGGGTGATAAGGCGTACCCATACCTCAACCACCTACTGCCGACCTCGATCACAGTGCCCATGATCGACTCAGCCACCGAGGAGTTTGCCGATACCCTGATCAGTTTTCTCCCGCCtaccgtcgtcgtcctcgcaAGCGGCTCATCGGATGTTGATGGAAAGTCGGACCCTTCAGCGGCTGCTGTTGAGGCGGCCAAGGCTTCCCTCTCGCTGGACGATAAGCGCAGCCTACTGAAGAAGGTTCTTCGAAGTCCACAGTTTAACCAAGCTCTGGCAAGTTTGACCATGGCTattcgagatggaggactGCCAAGCATCGCAGATGCTCTTGGAGTGAAGGTCCAGGATGGCGGATATCTGCGTGGAAGTGGAATGCCAATGGGCGGAGGCCAGGCTGTCGAGGCCTTTGTTGAGGGTGTCAAGAAGacagtcgaggaggagaagaagtaA
- a CDS encoding Gluconokinase codes for MLSYDSTPLPIKASKSPTSIALPPSLQATPTNSSPMTAAPPSLNSVAVNGHNTNEQQHIWLVTGPAGCGKTTVAEYLANTLGMPYVEGDSYHPPANIEKMRNGIPLTDADRWDWLTALREESIHRLNAGSSGVVLTCSALKRKYRDVIRVAGYYDHRILIHFVFLDAAEEVLLARVQKRQNHYMGANMVHSQFDILERPSSDEKDVITIDVSKTLEEVQQEALANVLETMTKADNSS; via the exons ATGCTTTCCTACGATTCCACTCCTCTGCCCATCAAGGCGTCCAAGTCGCCAACTTCCATCGCCTTGCCACCATCTCTCCAAGCGACCCCCACCAATTCCTCACCAATGACGGCAGCACCCCCATCCCTCAACTCGGTTGCCGTCAACGgccacaacaccaacgaGCAGCAGCACATCTGGCTAGTTACGGGCCCTGCTGGATGTGGAAAGACGACAGTCGCTGAATATTTGGCCAACACTCTGGGCATGCCTTATGTTGAGGGTGACTCG TATCACCCCCCTGCCAACATCGAAAAGATGCGAAATGGCATCCCTCTGACGGATGCTGATCGTTGGGACTGGCTCACTGCTCTCCGAGAAGAGTCAATCCACCGCCTTAATGCCGGATCCAGCGGCGTCGTTCTCACCTGCTCAGCCCTCAAGCGAAAGTACCGAGATGTGATCCGGGTGGCGGGATACTACGACCATCGAATTCTCATCCACTTTGTCTTCCTCGACGCTGCCGAAGAGGTCCTTCTCGCCCGCGTGCAAAAGCGACAAAATCATTACATGGGCGCCAACATGGTCCACAGCCAGTTCGACATCCTCGAGCGGCCCTCGAGTGACGAGAAGGACGTCATCACTATCGATGTCAGCAAAACCCTCGAGGAGGTGCAGCAGGAAGCCCTGGCCAACGTGTTGGAGACCATgaccaaggccgacaacAGCTCATAG